In a genomic window of Streptomyces sp. NBC_01231:
- a CDS encoding polysaccharide lyase family 1 protein: MATPSHRRSLRKRRTLVVSAAAVAAAGLGTSLLVMNANAEAVDLFHQTLAAKDGWASSGTGTTGGAKADAAHTFTVSTRAQLVKALGSASDTTPRVIKVKGTIDANTDDAGKKLTCADYGSGTGYSLSAYLKAFDPASYGTSKLPSGTQETARAAAQGKQAKNIVFKVPANTSVVGVPGTKAGITGGMLQIQNVDNVVVRNLTFAATEDCFPQWDPTDGDDGNWNSNYDSVTLRGASHVWADHNTFTDAPHLDSANPKYYGREYQIHDGALDITKGSDLVTVSRNQFTNHDKTMLIGSSDTDSVGKLRVSIHHNVWKGIVQRAPLARIGQIHIYNNHYDVTTLNGYATQYSINSRAKAQVVAQNNYWTVPSGGKVAKLLSGDGTGSVAGSGNLVNGTATDVVAAYNAASSKDLKTTVNWTPTLTAELESSAKNLPTSLGSTTGAGVLK, from the coding sequence GTGGCAACCCCCTCCCACCGCCGGTCCCTCCGCAAGCGGCGCACCCTCGTCGTCTCCGCCGCCGCCGTCGCGGCCGCCGGCCTCGGCACCTCCTTACTCGTGATGAACGCGAACGCGGAAGCCGTCGACCTGTTCCACCAGACGCTCGCCGCGAAGGACGGCTGGGCGTCCTCCGGCACCGGAACCACCGGCGGTGCGAAGGCCGACGCCGCGCACACCTTCACCGTCAGCACGCGCGCGCAGCTGGTGAAGGCGCTGGGGTCGGCCTCAGACACCACCCCGCGGGTCATCAAGGTCAAGGGCACGATCGACGCCAACACCGATGACGCCGGCAAGAAGCTGACCTGCGCGGACTACGGGTCCGGCACCGGCTACTCGCTCTCCGCCTACCTGAAGGCGTTCGACCCCGCGAGCTACGGCACCTCGAAGCTGCCGTCCGGCACGCAGGAGACCGCGCGGGCCGCCGCGCAGGGCAAGCAGGCCAAGAACATCGTCTTCAAGGTGCCGGCCAACACGTCCGTCGTCGGCGTCCCCGGCACCAAGGCGGGCATCACCGGCGGCATGCTCCAGATCCAGAACGTGGACAACGTCGTCGTCCGCAACCTCACCTTCGCCGCCACCGAGGACTGCTTCCCGCAGTGGGACCCGACCGACGGCGACGACGGCAACTGGAACTCCAACTACGACTCCGTCACCCTGCGCGGCGCGAGTCACGTCTGGGCGGACCACAACACGTTCACCGACGCGCCCCACCTCGACAGCGCCAACCCGAAGTACTACGGCCGCGAGTACCAGATCCACGACGGCGCGCTCGACATCACCAAGGGCTCCGACCTGGTGACCGTCTCGCGCAACCAGTTCACCAACCACGACAAGACGATGCTGATCGGCAGCAGCGACACCGACAGCGTCGGCAAGCTGCGCGTCTCCATCCACCACAACGTGTGGAAGGGCATCGTCCAGCGTGCGCCGCTGGCCCGCATCGGCCAGATCCACATCTACAACAACCACTACGACGTCACGACCCTCAACGGCTACGCGACGCAGTACAGCATCAACTCCCGCGCCAAGGCCCAGGTCGTCGCGCAGAACAACTACTGGACGGTCCCGTCGGGCGGAAAGGTCGCCAAGCTGCTGAGCGGTGACGGGACAGGGTCCGTGGCGGGCAGCGGCAACCTCGTGAACGGGACGGCGACGGACGTCGTCGCGGCGTACAACGCGGCGTCCTCGAAGGACCTGAAGACGACGGTCAACTGGACCCCGACGCTGACAGCGGAACTGGAGTCCTCGGCGAAGAACCTGCCGACCTCGCTGGGGTCGACGACGGGTGCGGGCGTTCTGAAGTAG
- a CDS encoding MFS transporter: MSEAVTPPDAERRAVGKFLRRMLPILVLMLLVNQMDRTNVGFVQDELRADVGVSATAYGLGAGLFFIGYALFEVPSNMLLERFGARVWLTRIMITWGLVIVAMCFIHNVTLFYALRFLLGVAEAGFFPGVLLYFTQWLPDSSRGRASAIFLGGSATAYIVTGPITGALLELHGAGGFAGWRWMFALEGAFSILVGVIAGFFLVSRIEDAGWLTREEKDALSAAVARDEEARARAPKVSRLRLILHPQVALLTGVFFAMALTGYAITFWLPSLVDDIGGLSPFQVGLLTAIPWICAVIAMYTVSHYTDKAPDRRPYLAIALVLSAVGTFLATLGSPWFGLAALTLAAVGGKCAATLYWPMAQSGLDLKIAAPGLAVVNSIGNLGGFVSPTLFGYLKDTTGSTNGGLYTLSAASLLAVIGVFYVRNTRGTPDAPARTAAPEPGARPVVS; the protein is encoded by the coding sequence ATGTCAGAAGCCGTGACACCACCCGACGCCGAACGCCGAGCCGTGGGAAAGTTCCTGCGCCGCATGCTGCCGATCCTGGTCCTGATGCTGCTGGTCAACCAGATGGACCGGACGAACGTCGGCTTCGTCCAGGACGAACTGCGGGCCGATGTCGGGGTGAGCGCCACCGCGTACGGTCTCGGCGCCGGCCTCTTCTTCATCGGGTACGCGCTGTTCGAGGTGCCGAGCAACATGCTCCTGGAGCGCTTCGGCGCCCGGGTCTGGCTGACCCGCATCATGATCACCTGGGGTCTGGTGATCGTGGCGATGTGCTTCATCCACAACGTCACGCTGTTCTACGCCCTGCGTTTCCTCCTCGGTGTCGCGGAGGCGGGCTTCTTCCCCGGGGTGCTCCTCTACTTCACCCAGTGGCTGCCCGACTCCAGCCGGGGCCGGGCGAGCGCGATCTTCCTCGGCGGCTCGGCGACGGCGTACATCGTGACGGGACCCATCACGGGCGCGCTGCTCGAACTGCACGGAGCGGGCGGGTTCGCCGGCTGGCGCTGGATGTTCGCGCTGGAGGGCGCCTTCTCGATCCTCGTCGGTGTGATCGCCGGATTCTTCCTCGTCTCCCGGATCGAGGACGCGGGCTGGCTCACCCGGGAGGAGAAGGACGCGCTCAGCGCGGCGGTCGCCCGTGACGAGGAGGCCCGCGCACGGGCCCCGAAGGTGTCCCGCCTCAGGCTCATCCTCCATCCGCAGGTCGCCCTGCTGACCGGTGTCTTCTTCGCGATGGCACTCACCGGCTACGCGATCACGTTCTGGCTGCCGAGCCTGGTCGACGACATCGGCGGTCTCTCCCCGTTCCAGGTCGGGCTGCTCACGGCCATCCCGTGGATCTGCGCCGTGATCGCGATGTACACGGTGAGCCACTACACCGACAAGGCGCCCGACCGCCGCCCGTATCTGGCGATCGCCCTGGTCCTGTCGGCCGTGGGCACCTTCCTCGCCACCCTGGGCTCCCCCTGGTTCGGACTCGCCGCGCTCACGCTCGCCGCGGTCGGCGGGAAGTGCGCGGCCACCCTGTACTGGCCGATGGCCCAGTCCGGACTCGACCTCAAGATCGCCGCGCCGGGACTGGCCGTGGTCAACTCCATCGGAAACCTGGGCGGTTTCGTCTCCCCCACGCTCTTCGGCTATCTCAAGGACACCACCGGCAGCACGAACGGCGGCCTGTACACCCTCTCCGCCGCGTCACTGCTCGCGGTGATCGGGGTGTTCTACGTCAGGAACACCCGCGGCACGCCGGACGCCCCCGCGCGGACCGCGGCCCCGGAGCCGGGCGCGCGACCGGTCGTCTCCTGA
- a CDS encoding DUF397 domain-containing protein, whose translation MIQWQKSTFSSGSDGANCVELAHTEASLLLRESDAPARILPLTPAALAALLDHLRDAPTR comes from the coding sequence GTGATCCAGTGGCAGAAGTCCACCTTCTCCAGTGGGAGCGACGGGGCCAACTGCGTCGAACTCGCCCACACCGAAGCCTCGTTGCTCCTCCGCGAGAGCGACGCCCCCGCCCGGATACTCCCCCTGACCCCCGCCGCCCTCGCCGCCCTCCTGGACCACCTCCGCGACGCTCCCACCCGTTGA
- a CDS encoding helix-turn-helix transcriptional regulator, with amino-acid sequence MPARIQPTVRQIRLGAELRKLREAAGLTSRQAAALLGTSPAQMSQIEAGNAGVSEERVRRLAVHYACTDAELVGALVEMATDRTRGWWEEYRGELPPVFQDLAELEHHAQFMWVIGTAHVPGLLQTEEYARAVLAYRVPELPGSELEPRLAHRMRRRSVLSHAGAAPYEAVVHESVLRTRVADRQVARAQLEELLRESERPNVSVRVIPFDVDGFAGASSMMMYAGGRVAALDTVQRDAPYGSVFLDAAAQLLAMRTLFRKVESVSLDPAKSREFIHRVAKEL; translated from the coding sequence ATGCCCGCGAGGATTCAGCCGACTGTTCGCCAGATCCGCCTTGGCGCTGAACTGCGCAAACTGCGGGAGGCGGCGGGGTTGACGTCCCGTCAGGCGGCTGCGCTGCTGGGTACGAGTCCGGCCCAGATGAGTCAGATCGAGGCGGGCAACGCCGGTGTCAGCGAGGAGCGGGTCCGTAGGCTCGCCGTGCATTACGCCTGCACAGACGCTGAACTGGTCGGCGCCTTGGTAGAAATGGCGACGGACCGCACGCGCGGATGGTGGGAGGAGTACCGGGGCGAGCTGCCGCCGGTCTTCCAGGATCTGGCGGAGTTGGAGCATCACGCGCAGTTCATGTGGGTGATCGGAACGGCGCACGTTCCGGGCTTGCTCCAGACGGAGGAGTACGCCCGCGCGGTGCTCGCATACCGAGTCCCTGAACTCCCGGGCAGCGAACTGGAACCACGGCTGGCGCATCGGATGCGCCGCAGGTCCGTGCTTTCACACGCGGGGGCGGCCCCCTATGAGGCGGTCGTTCACGAATCCGTACTGCGCACGCGCGTCGCTGATCGGCAGGTGGCCCGAGCCCAGCTAGAAGAGCTGCTGCGTGAGTCCGAACGGCCGAACGTGTCGGTTCGTGTGATCCCGTTCGACGTCGACGGATTCGCCGGCGCCAGCTCGATGATGATGTACGCGGGTGGACGTGTGGCTGCCCTGGACACGGTCCAGCGGGACGCGCCGTACGGGTCGGTGTTCCTGGATGCGGCCGCCCAACTCCTGGCCATGCGAACACTCTTCCGTAAGGTGGAGTCCGTATCGCTGGACCCCGCCAAGTCGCGGGAGTTCATCCATCGTGTGGCGAAGGAACTGTAG
- a CDS encoding ATP-binding protein, which translates to MPETEPWEYTLHIPQDPRAVTISRRTLRLILTMHGLIGLADVAELLATELVGNAVRHTKGPAALRVRWSAGVLRIGAWDADPEPPEPPGELTSLTDAEEGRGLALVRACADVWGWQPLSRHGNRGKYVWCELGSPNPAPTVPSAM; encoded by the coding sequence ATGCCCGAAACCGAACCCTGGGAGTACACGCTGCACATCCCCCAGGACCCCAGAGCCGTCACCATCAGCCGCCGCACCCTCCGCCTGATCCTCACGATGCACGGCCTCATCGGCCTCGCCGACGTCGCCGAGCTCCTCGCGACGGAGCTGGTCGGCAACGCCGTGCGCCACACCAAGGGCCCCGCCGCCCTCCGCGTCCGCTGGTCGGCCGGGGTCCTGCGGATCGGGGCATGGGACGCGGACCCGGAACCACCCGAACCACCGGGCGAGCTGACGAGCCTGACCGACGCCGAAGAAGGCCGCGGCCTCGCCCTCGTCCGCGCCTGCGCCGACGTCTGGGGCTGGCAGCCACTGTCGAGACACGGCAATCGAGGCAAGTACGTGTGGTGCGAACTGGGGTCACCGAACCCCGCTCCGACTGTTCCGAGTGCTATGTAG
- a CDS encoding intradiol ring-cleavage dioxygenase, with amino-acid sequence MTGNHTAQGPKHKQDLTRRKVVVAGSAAVAAVGVGGGLAMTASADETTAAASSGTPAGTASSTSSAAETCYQLTSETTEGPYYIDADKLRRDITEDKEGIPLTLTLKVIDSETCKPIRNAAVDIWHCDALGIYSGYESVSTGGGSAPTGAPSGAPTGTPTGEPPSGRPSGGTGGGGGHEEPTDDERYLRGTWKTDKQGQVTFKTIFPGWYQGRCVHIHTKVHVDGEWTDAGYEGGHACHTGQFFFDEESVLASAEVAPYSTSTTERTTLTEDHIYDQSGTQGGLLKLKYNKKNIARGVVGTITMGVVPDETNDGT; translated from the coding sequence ATGACGGGAAACCACACGGCTCAAGGGCCGAAACACAAACAGGATCTGACGCGTCGCAAGGTCGTCGTGGCGGGCAGTGCCGCCGTGGCGGCGGTGGGCGTGGGCGGCGGGCTCGCCATGACGGCCTCCGCGGACGAGACGACGGCGGCCGCCTCGTCGGGCACGCCCGCGGGCACGGCTTCGAGTACGTCGAGTGCCGCGGAGACCTGCTACCAGCTGACCTCGGAGACCACCGAGGGTCCCTACTACATCGACGCCGACAAGCTCCGCCGGGACATCACCGAGGACAAGGAGGGCATTCCGCTCACCCTCACCCTCAAGGTGATCGACTCCGAGACCTGCAAGCCGATCCGGAACGCGGCCGTCGACATCTGGCACTGTGACGCGCTGGGCATCTACTCCGGCTACGAGAGCGTGTCGACCGGCGGCGGCAGCGCCCCGACCGGCGCCCCCTCGGGCGCGCCCACCGGAACGCCGACGGGTGAGCCGCCGTCGGGCAGGCCGTCCGGCGGTACCGGCGGGGGCGGGGGGCACGAGGAGCCGACCGACGACGAGCGGTATCTGCGCGGCACCTGGAAGACCGACAAGCAGGGCCAGGTCACCTTCAAGACGATCTTCCCGGGCTGGTACCAGGGCCGTTGTGTCCACATCCACACCAAGGTGCATGTGGACGGTGAGTGGACGGACGCCGGTTACGAGGGCGGGCACGCCTGCCACACCGGCCAGTTCTTCTTCGACGAGGAGTCCGTGCTCGCCTCCGCCGAGGTCGCGCCGTACTCCACCAGCACCACCGAGCGCACCACGCTCACCGAGGACCACATCTACGACCAGAGCGGCACCCAGGGTGGTCTGCTCAAGCTGAAGTACAACAAGAAGAACATCGCCCGGGGCGTTGTCGGCACCATCACGATGGGCGTCGTGCCGGACGAGACGAACGACGGCACCTGA
- a CDS encoding AAA family ATPase, with amino-acid sequence MPAPFVGRQAELALLHKRLDRVTADGAGVAVAMRGRRQVGKSRLVQEFCDRARRPYVFFTATKGASPREGIADFMAELRESSLPADPELVPKSAPTNWPDALRALAAVLPDSPSVVVLDELPWLAEQDPVFDGAMQTAWDRLLAGRPVLLLLLGSDLHMMERFTAYDRPFYGRADSLVLGPLNPAETGDALGLDASDAIDAHLVSGGLPGILRAWPQATPALDFIEAECADPASPLFGVPEATLMAEFPAPDQSRRVLEAVGSGDRTHANIAATAGSQSGALPSGILSPLLRRLTEEKRVLAADTPLSTSPGKPALYRVADSNLRLYLAAMRSAQALSRRGRPEAAYRLVVRRWAAWRGRAVEPLVREALELAAVSGDFPWPDTAEVGGWWNRKFSPEIDLIGADRAPVANTLHFAGSVKWLSSPFDHHDLAALQTGAAQVPGFAPGSTGLAVVSLSGTTGPLADAGVELVWSARDVVSAWRA; translated from the coding sequence ATGCCCGCCCCTTTCGTAGGCCGCCAGGCTGAGCTGGCCCTCCTCCACAAGCGCCTCGACCGTGTCACAGCTGACGGTGCCGGGGTGGCCGTCGCGATGAGGGGGCGGCGGCAGGTCGGGAAGTCGCGGTTGGTGCAGGAGTTCTGTGATCGGGCCCGGCGACCGTACGTCTTCTTCACCGCGACCAAGGGCGCCTCCCCCCGGGAGGGCATCGCCGACTTCATGGCCGAACTGAGAGAGTCCTCCCTCCCGGCCGACCCGGAACTCGTACCGAAGAGCGCCCCGACCAACTGGCCCGACGCCTTGCGCGCACTCGCCGCCGTCCTGCCCGACTCGCCCAGCGTCGTGGTCCTCGACGAGCTGCCCTGGCTGGCCGAGCAGGACCCCGTGTTCGACGGGGCGATGCAGACGGCCTGGGACAGACTGCTCGCCGGTAGACCCGTGCTCCTGCTGCTGCTCGGCAGCGACCTGCACATGATGGAGCGGTTCACCGCGTACGACCGGCCCTTCTACGGGCGGGCCGACAGCCTGGTCCTCGGGCCGCTCAACCCGGCCGAGACCGGGGACGCGCTGGGGCTGGACGCGTCGGATGCCATCGACGCGCATCTCGTCTCCGGAGGCCTGCCGGGGATTCTGCGTGCGTGGCCGCAGGCGACCCCGGCACTCGATTTCATCGAGGCGGAGTGCGCGGACCCGGCCTCACCGCTCTTCGGTGTCCCGGAGGCGACGCTCATGGCCGAGTTCCCCGCGCCCGACCAGTCCCGCCGGGTACTGGAGGCGGTGGGCAGCGGAGACCGTACGCACGCCAACATCGCGGCGACGGCGGGGAGTCAGAGTGGTGCGCTGCCGTCGGGGATACTGTCCCCCCTGTTGCGACGGCTCACCGAGGAGAAGCGGGTCCTCGCCGCCGACACCCCGCTGTCCACCAGCCCGGGCAAGCCCGCCCTCTACCGCGTGGCGGACAGCAATCTCCGCCTCTACCTGGCCGCCATGCGTTCCGCGCAGGCGTTGTCGCGACGCGGCCGCCCCGAGGCCGCGTACCGGCTCGTCGTACGACGCTGGGCCGCCTGGCGGGGCAGGGCCGTGGAGCCCTTGGTCCGGGAAGCGCTGGAACTGGCCGCGGTGTCCGGGGACTTCCCCTGGCCCGACACCGCCGAGGTGGGCGGCTGGTGGAACCGTAAGTTCTCCCCGGAGATCGACCTGATCGGCGCCGACCGCGCCCCCGTCGCGAACACCCTCCACTTCGCCGGGTCCGTGAAGTGGCTCTCCTCCCCGTTCGACCATCACGACCTTGCCGCCCTGCAGACGGGCGCCGCCCAAGTGCCCGGCTTCGCCCCCGGCTCCACAGGTCTCGCCGTGGTGTCCCTCTCGGGTACGACGGGGCCCCTGGCCGACGCCGGCGTCGAGCTGGTGTGGAGTGCGCGGGACGTGGTCTCCGCCTGGCGGGCCTGA
- a CDS encoding DUF397 domain-containing protein, translating to MIQWQKSSFSGPGDGNECVELAHSEASLLLRESDDPARILPVTPTGLAALLRLVKEK from the coding sequence GTGATCCAGTGGCAGAAGTCCTCGTTCTCGGGTCCGGGCGACGGTAACGAATGCGTCGAACTCGCCCACAGCGAAGCCTCGTTGCTCCTGCGGGAGAGCGACGATCCGGCCCGGATACTTCCCGTCACCCCTACCGGACTGGCCGCCCTCCTGCGGCTCGTCAAAGAGAAGTAG
- a CDS encoding PH domain-containing protein: MGMFGNAHTVDPSQAQQDYARLLGGGEQVQAAYQLVRDVILFTDRRLILVDKQGITGKKVEYHSIPYRSITHFAVETAGTFDLDAELKIWVSGNSVPIEKTFTKGVDIYEVQAILTEFVAR; encoded by the coding sequence ATGGGCATGTTCGGCAACGCGCACACCGTCGACCCGAGCCAGGCGCAGCAGGACTACGCGCGCCTGCTGGGCGGCGGTGAGCAGGTACAGGCCGCCTACCAACTGGTGCGCGACGTCATCCTGTTCACCGACCGCCGACTGATCCTGGTCGACAAGCAGGGCATCACCGGCAAGAAGGTGGAGTACCACTCCATCCCGTACCGCAGCATCACCCACTTCGCGGTGGAGACCGCCGGCACCTTCGACCTCGACGCCGAGCTGAAGATCTGGGTGTCGGGCAACTCCGTACCGATCGAGAAGACCTTCACCAAGGGCGTCGACATCTACGAGGTACAGGCGATCCTGACGGAGTTCGTGGCGCGGTAG